A genomic segment from Diceros bicornis minor isolate mBicDic1 chromosome 5, mDicBic1.mat.cur, whole genome shotgun sequence encodes:
- the ZSCAN29 gene encoding zinc finger and SCAN domain-containing protein 29 isoform X4, with the protein MSREWRGGSGSGGRFRKTAWKTWTFGVSGTPAQGCTQEREGKKPRPGTTGADESKGEAQTFSKERLEQGEPWIPDLGSKEKELPRGSHTGDRRMHADPLPSRRERRSWVEQDHWGFEDEKVAGVHWGYEETRTLLAILSQTEFYEALRNCHRNSQVYGAVAERLREYGFLRTLEQCRTKFKGLQKSYRKVKGGHPPETCPFFEEMEALMSAQVIALPSNGLEEAASHSGLVGSDAETEEPGQGVWQHEEGEEAMAEESDSDEMGQEATPQDPDNLTVLFRRPSGVHWGYEETKTYLAILSETQFYEALRNCHRNSQLYGAVAERLWEHGFLRTAEQCRTKFKSLQTSYRKVKNGQAPETCPFFEEMDALVSARVAAPPSDGQEEETASCPLQETCEAEAGKQAEEAEEAIEDDSEDDEEDTELPPGAVMTRAPVLFQSPSGFEAGFENEENLKRDISEEVQLHRTLLARSERKIPWHLNQGKGSESECRSGRQWEKTPEERRGKPTLPERNLGKVLSHQRPYLGERPHKYLRYGKSFGPNSHLIHQISHQVENPYKCADCGKSFSRSARLIRHRRIHTGEKPYKCLDCGKSFRDSSNFITHRRIHTGEKPYQCGECGKRFNQSSSLIIHQRTHTGEKPYQCEECGKSFNNSSHFSAHRRIHTGERPHVCPDCGKSFSKSSDLRAHHRTHTGEKPYGCHDCGKCFSKSSALNKHREIHTREKLLSQSAPK; encoded by the exons ATGTCCAGAGAGTGGAgaggaggcagtggctctggtgGAAGATTTAGAAAGACAGCCTGGAAGACCTGGACGTTCG GAGTCAGTGGAACCCCAGCCCAGGGGTGTACCCAAGAAAGAGAGGGCAAGAAGCCCAGACCTGGGACCACAGGAGCAGATGAATCCAAAGGAGAAGCTCAGACCTTTTCAAAGGAGCG GTTGGAGCAAGGAGAGCCATGGATCCCAGATTTGGGCTCCAAGGAGAAGGAACTCCCAAGAGGCAGTCACACAGGAGACAGACGAATGCATGCTGATCCGTTACCatccaggagagagagaagaagctgGGTGGAGCAGGatcactggggctttgaggatgAGAAGGTGGCAGGTGTGCACTGGGGCTATGAAGAGACCAGAACTCTCCTCGCGATTCTCAGTCAGACTGAGTTTTATGAGGCTCTTCGAAACTGTCACCGCAACAGCCAAGTATATGGGGCTGTGGCTGAGCGGCTCCGAGAGTATGGCTTCCTCCGGACCCTGGAACAGTGTCGGACCAAGTTCAAAGGTCTCCAGAAGAGCTATCGGAAAGTCAAGGGTGGCCACCCACCTGAGACCTGCCCCTTCTTTGAAGAGATGGAAGCCCTGATGAGTGCCCAGGTCATCGCCCTGCCCAGTAACGGCTTGGAAGAGGCAGCTTCTCACTCTGGCCTGGTGGGCAGTGATGCTGAGACTGAGGAGCCAGGGCAAGGGGTCTGGCAGCATGAGGAAGGAGAAGAGGCCATGGCTGAAGAGTCTGACAGTGATGAAATGGGCCAGGAGGCCACCCCACAGGACCCTGACAACTTGACTGTTCTTTTCCGAAGGCCAAGTG GTGTACACTGGGGCTATGAAGAGACGAAGACTTACCTTGCAATTCTTAGTGAGACTCAGTTTTACGAAGCCCTCCGGAACTGTCACCGCAACAGCCAGTTGTATGGAGCAGTGGCTGAGCGGTTATGGGAACATGGCTTCCTTAGGACAGCGGAGCAGTGTCGGACCAAGTTTAAAAGCCTACAAACCAGCTATCGGAAAGTCAAGAATGGCCAAGCACCAGAGACCTGTCCTTTCTTTGAAGAGATGGATGCTTTGGTGAGTGCCCGGGTTGCTGCCCCGCCAAGTGACGGCCAGGAAGAGGAGACAGCCTCTTGCCCTCTCCAGGAGACCTGTGAGGCTGAAGCTGGGAAGCAAGctgaggaggcagaagaggccatAGAAGATGATTCTGAGGATGATGAAGAGGATACTGAGTTACCGCCAGGGGCTGTCATGACGCGTGCTCCAGTCTTATTCCAGAGCCCCAGTG GTTTTGAGGCTGGATTTGAGAATGAAGAGAATCTAAAACGGGATATTTCTGAGGAAGTACAACTACATAGGACATTACTTGCAAGGTCTGAAAGGAAAATTCCCTGGCATCTTAATCAGGGTAAAGGCAGTGAGAGTGAATGTAGATCAGGAAGACAGTGGGAAAAGAccccagaggagagaagaggaaaaccgACACTCCCAGAAAGGAATTTAGGTAAAGTTCTAAGTCATCAGAGACCTTACTTGGGAGAGAGACCCCATAAGTATCTCAGATATGGCAAAAGCTTTGGTCCAAACTCCCACCTCATACATCAGATATCCCATCAGGTGGAAAATCCATATAAATGTGCTGATTGTGGGAAAAGCTTCAGTCGGAGTGCACGCCTCATTAGACACCGGAgaatccacactggagagaaaccttataagTGTCTTGACTGTGGGAAAAGTTTCCGTGACAGTTCAAATTTCATCACCCATAGGAGAatccacacaggagagaaaccgtATCAATGTGGTGAGTGTGGAAAACGCTTCAATCAGAGCTCAAGCCTTATTATTCACCAGAGAACCCACACAGGAGAAAAGCCCTATCAATGTGAAGAGTGTGGAAAAAGCTTCAATAACAGTTCCCATTTTAGTGCACATCGGAGGATACACACAGGAGAGAGACCCCATGTGTGTCCTGACTGTGGAAAGAGTTTCAGTAAGAGTTCTGACTTACGTGCACATCACAGAacccacacaggagagaaaccctatgggTGTCATGACTGTGGCAAGTGCTTCAGTAAAAGCTCTGCTCTTAATAAGCACCGAGAAATCCATACACGTGAAAAACTTCTGTCACAGTCAGCACCTAAGTAA